A part of Thiomicrorhabdus sediminis genomic DNA contains:
- the hrpB gene encoding ATP-dependent helicase HrpB produces the protein MAIFQDLPITEHLPQIVELLSHNDSLILQAEPGAGKSTAVPLYLLQHLELANQRIVMLEPRRLATKALAHYLANQLGEQVGQTVGYQVRNERRVSAHTRLEIITEGILTQRMLQDPELSGTGLIIFDEFHERSIHADLALTLSHDIRSVFNQSLKVLVMSATIDSDLLSQNLNRAPVVSCQGRSYPVTTHFLEKPLSSLHWRDWLPALQKLVIQAQQQTDGDILVFLPGQADILRLQQSLQEFWRQQADTVLICPLYGALKAAQQEQALRADQQGRQKIVLATNIAETSLTIANISAVVDSGLEKVARYDVSSAMTALISQRISKAQATQRQGRAGRVQAGSCYRLWSESQHQSLPDYPKEEIITSDLTALQMALSQWGAGADDLQWLTAPPPAHLTKAQQLLQQLELIDSENKITKSGKKSVSLHFDARIASMLEKNSDADETRKALACDLAALLTDLHFYQQGDDLLFINRIGALQAYRQQAQQALKRYPLKAAVTEQVAQTAKRLARLMNCRLIVHSDAYLQEHAAELLAQVFPDRIAKQRRNNSHEFLLANGKGVKWPEHHALPPSEWIVVADLDGQRRDGRIYLAMPIAAAQIEQQANIVEQAVYRYEQDSGQINGYQSRNLGAITLQQTPLQEFDQQAFNRCLYQALQQTRLQLLPWSKTTLRWLQRVRWLRNYAPEQTEDWPDLCEQALIDNMDKWLVPYISDLQSLSDLKRIDLHGLIQAILPYELWQEVDLQAPESYQTPSGRVIEIDYQIGQLPKVSVVLQELFGELASPPLAWGQQKLSFELLSPARRPIQVTADLANFWQSSYFEVAKEMRGRYPKHRWPEQPLQEKAGTSIKRR, from the coding sequence ATGGCCATTTTCCAAGACCTTCCCATTACTGAACACCTGCCTCAGATTGTAGAGCTGTTGAGTCATAACGATAGCCTGATTCTGCAAGCCGAGCCGGGAGCGGGTAAATCTACCGCTGTGCCTCTATATCTGTTGCAACACTTGGAATTGGCAAACCAGCGAATTGTCATGCTTGAGCCAAGGCGTCTGGCGACCAAGGCGTTGGCGCATTATCTGGCTAATCAGCTTGGTGAACAGGTCGGTCAAACTGTCGGTTATCAGGTGCGCAATGAACGTCGTGTCAGTGCGCATACCCGTTTGGAAATCATTACCGAAGGGATATTGACCCAACGTATGCTGCAGGACCCGGAATTAAGCGGTACCGGTTTGATTATTTTCGATGAATTCCATGAACGCTCCATCCATGCCGATCTTGCGCTGACCCTTAGCCATGATATCCGTAGCGTTTTCAATCAATCGTTGAAAGTGCTGGTGATGTCAGCCACTATCGATAGTGATCTGTTAAGTCAAAACCTTAATCGGGCACCTGTTGTCAGTTGTCAGGGTAGAAGCTACCCGGTGACAACCCATTTTTTAGAAAAACCCCTGAGCTCTCTGCATTGGCGTGACTGGTTACCCGCTTTGCAAAAACTGGTGATTCAGGCACAGCAGCAGACAGATGGCGACATACTGGTTTTTCTACCGGGGCAAGCCGATATTTTGCGCTTGCAGCAGAGTCTGCAAGAGTTTTGGCGGCAGCAAGCCGATACTGTGCTGATCTGTCCGTTATATGGGGCTTTAAAAGCGGCGCAGCAGGAACAGGCATTGCGAGCGGATCAGCAGGGTCGGCAAAAAATCGTGCTCGCCACCAATATTGCCGAAACCAGTTTGACCATCGCCAATATCAGTGCCGTGGTGGATAGCGGGTTGGAAAAGGTTGCCCGCTATGACGTCAGCAGCGCCATGACCGCTTTAATCAGCCAACGCATCAGTAAGGCTCAGGCTACTCAGCGCCAAGGGCGTGCCGGCCGCGTCCAAGCCGGTAGCTGTTACCGCCTATGGAGCGAGTCTCAACATCAATCCTTGCCTGATTATCCAAAGGAAGAGATTATCACCAGTGACTTAACCGCTCTACAAATGGCTTTGAGTCAATGGGGAGCTGGTGCCGACGATTTACAATGGTTGACGGCTCCGCCGCCTGCTCACCTGACCAAAGCGCAACAGCTTTTACAACAATTAGAACTGATAGATTCAGAAAATAAAATCACTAAAAGCGGCAAAAAGTCGGTAAGTCTTCACTTCGATGCAAGAATTGCATCGATGTTGGAGAAAAATAGTGATGCGGACGAGACGCGTAAGGCACTGGCTTGTGATCTGGCCGCCTTATTAACTGATTTGCATTTTTACCAGCAAGGTGACGATTTGCTTTTCATTAATCGTATAGGTGCTTTACAGGCTTATCGTCAGCAAGCGCAACAGGCGCTTAAACGTTATCCGCTTAAGGCTGCGGTGACCGAACAGGTTGCGCAAACAGCCAAACGTTTAGCGCGATTAATGAATTGCCGCTTAATCGTGCACAGTGATGCTTATCTGCAAGAGCATGCTGCTGAGCTGCTGGCGCAGGTATTTCCCGATCGAATCGCCAAGCAACGACGCAACAATAGTCATGAGTTTTTATTGGCCAACGGTAAAGGGGTCAAGTGGCCTGAGCATCACGCCTTGCCGCCAAGCGAGTGGATTGTGGTCGCCGATTTGGATGGTCAACGTCGTGATGGTCGAATTTATCTGGCCATGCCGATTGCTGCGGCGCAAATTGAACAGCAAGCCAATATTGTCGAGCAAGCCGTTTATCGTTATGAGCAAGACAGCGGGCAAATCAACGGTTACCAAAGCCGTAATTTAGGGGCGATAACCTTGCAGCAAACGCCGTTGCAGGAATTTGACCAACAAGCGTTTAACCGCTGTTTATATCAAGCTTTGCAACAGACAAGATTACAGCTTTTGCCATGGTCCAAAACGACTTTGCGTTGGTTGCAAAGGGTGCGTTGGTTGAGGAATTATGCGCCAGAGCAGACTGAGGATTGGCCAGATCTTTGCGAACAAGCCTTGATCGATAATATGGATAAGTGGTTAGTGCCCTATATTAGCGATTTACAGAGTCTGTCAGATTTAAAACGTATTGATCTCCATGGCTTGATACAGGCGATCTTGCCCTATGAATTATGGCAGGAGGTTGATTTACAAGCCCCGGAAAGCTATCAAACCCCAAGTGGCAGAGTCATCGAGATTGATTATCAAATTGGCCAATTGCCTAAGGTCTCGGTGGTGTTGCAGGAGTTGTTTGGTGAGTTGGCGTCACCTCCGTTGGCTTGGGGGCAGCAAAAATTGAGCTTTGAGTTATTGTCGCCGGCGCGCCGCCCCATTCAAGTAACGGCCGATTTGGCAAACTTCTGGCAGAGTTCTTATTTTGAGGTTGCTAAAGAGATGCGGGGCCGTTATCCGAAACATCGCTGGCCGGAACAGCCCTTGCAAGAAAAAGCCGGCACTTCGATCAAACGCCGTTAA
- a CDS encoding FAD-linked oxidase C-terminal domain-containing protein has protein sequence MALIEALEKAIGKDNVLSSEEACRPYECDALSAYRQKPLAVALPENVDQVRQVLKLCKQYQTPVITRGSGTGLAGGTLPQADSVILGLAKLNQILQIDPLQRTAIVQPGVRNITISEAAAKYNLYYAPDPSSQIACSIGGNVAENSGGVHCLKYGLTVHNVTSITVLDMDGDPIIFDEKDDGIDLLALMNGSEGLLGVIVEIKLKLLPKPEAAQLVMAAFNSVDQCADAVTSVLKQGIIPAGLEMMDQFAIQAAEDFAQVGYPTDAAALLLCEVDGSHDQVQVDSQRVADILSANGAHQIQVSQNESQRLALWQGRKNAFPAVGRYSPDYYCMDGTIPRSQLAYVLQKISQLSNKYGLRVANVFHAGDGNLHPLILYDANKPGELEQTEKFGAEILRLCVDVGGTITGEHGVGVEKLDSMCHQYSDAELEVFHGIKKVFDNTGLLNPGKAVPTLHRCAELGHMHVHNNQLPHPELERF, from the coding sequence ATGGCGCTAATCGAAGCCTTGGAAAAAGCAATCGGCAAAGACAATGTCCTGTCCAGCGAAGAAGCCTGTCGACCCTATGAGTGCGATGCTCTCTCCGCTTACCGACAAAAACCGCTGGCCGTCGCCCTTCCCGAAAATGTCGACCAGGTCAGACAGGTGCTAAAACTCTGCAAACAGTATCAAACACCGGTTATTACCCGCGGTTCCGGTACCGGGCTCGCCGGAGGCACCTTACCGCAAGCCGACAGTGTGATTCTCGGTCTCGCCAAACTCAACCAGATATTACAGATTGACCCTTTACAGAGAACCGCCATAGTTCAACCTGGTGTACGCAATATTACCATTTCTGAAGCGGCTGCCAAATATAACCTTTACTATGCCCCCGACCCTTCTTCGCAAATCGCGTGTTCCATCGGCGGCAATGTCGCCGAAAATTCGGGCGGCGTTCACTGCCTGAAATACGGTCTTACCGTACATAATGTTACCTCTATCACCGTACTCGATATGGACGGCGACCCGATTATCTTCGATGAAAAGGACGATGGCATCGATCTATTGGCGTTAATGAACGGTTCGGAAGGTCTTTTGGGGGTGATTGTCGAGATCAAACTCAAACTGCTACCCAAGCCGGAAGCGGCTCAATTGGTCATGGCGGCGTTTAATTCGGTCGATCAATGTGCCGATGCGGTCACCAGCGTATTAAAACAGGGAATTATTCCGGCCGGACTGGAAATGATGGATCAGTTTGCCATTCAGGCTGCGGAAGACTTCGCTCAGGTCGGCTATCCCACCGATGCCGCAGCACTGCTGCTTTGCGAAGTCGACGGCAGTCATGATCAGGTTCAGGTAGATAGCCAAAGAGTTGCCGATATTCTGAGTGCAAACGGTGCCCACCAGATTCAAGTCTCCCAAAATGAAAGCCAGCGCCTTGCTCTGTGGCAGGGACGCAAAAACGCTTTTCCTGCAGTGGGACGCTATTCTCCCGACTATTACTGTATGGACGGCACGATTCCGCGCAGCCAGCTGGCCTACGTCTTGCAGAAAATCAGCCAATTATCGAATAAATACGGCTTAAGGGTAGCCAATGTATTCCACGCTGGTGACGGTAATCTTCATCCATTGATTCTATATGATGCAAACAAACCCGGCGAACTGGAACAGACCGAAAAGTTCGGCGCTGAAATCCTCCGCTTGTGTGTCGATGTCGGCGGCACCATCACCGGGGAACACGGTGTCGGTGTCGAGAAACTCGATTCCATGTGCCACCAGTATTCCGATGCCGAACTGGAGGTTTTCCACGGCATTAAAAAGGTATTCGACAATACCGGCCTGCTCAATCCGGGTAAAGCGGTACCGACCCTGCACCGTTGTGCCGAACTGGGACATATGCATGTGCACAACAATCAACTGCCACACCCTGAATTGGAGCGTTTTTAA
- a CDS encoding HDOD domain-containing protein: MQEAIKRAVAVINSVKLPEMPKEIADLDQELSHPLSNSRNVAKIIEQNTTLTGDVLRIIKERGLNKSGQPLNSIYDAVNLVGLTTIRNVILTAAFERAKGRGSLFANIIEQNIDTAFCMAELADHVHGITPNEAFMLGLMHNAGALVLAEKDASRYEKLHNHSLVYPTGIIDKEERVFNTNHAMIGAVLGRMWGLSSEMMSAIRFHHMADCSSIADEKIRSMVAMLRIAWSIVAEITGDSFRSEDMKNFELNGLEELLIDSDHIQTIRRALIIRT, translated from the coding sequence ATGCAAGAAGCTATTAAACGAGCCGTTGCTGTCATAAACAGCGTAAAACTTCCCGAAATGCCGAAAGAGATTGCCGATCTCGACCAAGAACTTAGTCATCCGTTGAGCAATAGCCGTAATGTGGCAAAAATCATCGAACAGAACACCACCTTGACCGGCGATGTGCTGAGAATCATCAAAGAGCGTGGCTTGAATAAAAGCGGCCAACCACTCAACTCGATTTACGATGCGGTCAATCTCGTCGGCTTGACCACCATCAGAAACGTCATCCTCACCGCCGCCTTTGAGCGCGCCAAAGGTCGAGGTTCTCTATTTGCCAATATTATTGAGCAGAATATCGATACCGCCTTCTGTATGGCGGAATTAGCCGATCATGTTCATGGCATAACGCCAAACGAGGCTTTTATGCTCGGCTTGATGCACAATGCCGGCGCTTTGGTTTTGGCGGAAAAAGACGCCTCTCGTTATGAAAAACTGCATAACCATTCATTGGTTTACCCAACCGGCATCATTGATAAAGAAGAACGGGTCTTCAATACAAATCATGCCATGATCGGTGCAGTTCTCGGCAGAATGTGGGGGCTAAGCTCGGAAATGATGAGCGCGATTCGCTTTCATCATATGGCAGATTGCAGCAGTATCGCCGATGAAAAAATCCGTTCAATGGTCGCCATGCTGAGAATCGCCTGGTCGATAGTCGCAGAAATTACCGGCGACAGTTTCCGTAGCGAGGATATGAAGAACTTTGAGCTTAATGGTCTGGAAGAGCTACTGATCGATAGCGACCATATTCAAACCATCCGACGCGCTTTAATCATCCGTACTTAA
- the cmoA gene encoding carboxy-S-adenosyl-L-methionine synthase CmoA: MQKDTLYASTHEALGAFQFDESVVAVFPDMISRSVPGYQTILTGIGELTRQYAQKDSQLYDLGCSLGAAALTMRRNVEVENCKIIAIDNSEAMIQRATEYVQAYHSEVPLILQQGDIAEIEIEDASVVVINFTLQFIAPEQRQSLVNKVYQGMKPGGILILSEKLHFDDEQMQQAIEHLHLQFKRSNGYSELEISQKRSALENVLISDNQQTHLQRMQDAGFSTAGIWFQAYNFASFLAIK, encoded by the coding sequence ATGCAAAAAGACACTCTCTACGCCTCAACTCATGAAGCACTCGGTGCTTTCCAATTTGATGAGTCTGTTGTCGCGGTCTTTCCCGATATGATCAGCCGCTCGGTGCCGGGCTACCAAACCATTCTCACCGGTATTGGCGAATTGACTCGTCAATATGCGCAAAAAGACAGTCAACTGTATGATTTGGGTTGTTCATTAGGCGCGGCAGCCCTAACTATGCGCCGCAATGTTGAAGTCGAAAACTGCAAGATTATAGCCATTGATAATTCAGAAGCGATGATTCAACGCGCCACCGAGTATGTTCAGGCCTACCATTCCGAGGTACCGTTGATTTTACAGCAGGGTGATATCGCCGAGATTGAAATTGAAGACGCTTCGGTTGTCGTCATCAACTTTACGTTGCAATTTATCGCCCCGGAACAACGTCAATCGCTAGTGAATAAAGTCTATCAAGGCATGAAACCGGGAGGCATTCTGATTTTGTCGGAAAAACTGCATTTCGACGACGAGCAGATGCAACAAGCCATCGAACATTTGCACCTGCAATTTAAACGCTCCAACGGTTATTCCGAATTGGAAATCAGCCAAAAACGCAGCGCCTTGGAAAACGTCCTGATCAGCGACAATCAGCAGACCCATTTACAACGTATGCAAGACGCCGGTTTCAGCACTGCCGGCATCTGGTTTCAAGCCTATAATTTCGCCTCATTTCTGGCTATTAAATAA
- a CDS encoding pyridoxal-phosphate-dependent aminotransferase family protein: protein MQSFNPPVRTLMGPGPSDIHPRVLSALARPTIGHLDPEFIRMMDETKELLKYAFQTTNELTMPVSAPGSAGMETCFVNLVEPGDKVIVCINGVFGNRMKENIERFGGEAIVVADDWGTAVTPEKVEAACQANPDAKIVAFVHAETSTGACSDVAAICQIAQKHDCLTIVDAVTSLGGIELKVDEWGVDAIYSGTQKCLSCVPGLSPISFNEKALEKVKNRSSKVPSWFLDLNLVLGYWGGGAKRAYHHTAPVNALYGLHESLLMLKEEGIENAWKRHADMHQQLKTGLEKMGIKFVVDEASRLPQLNSVWIPQGVDDAKIRSTLLNEYNLEIGAGLGDFAGKVWRIGLMGDTARKEKVLFCLAALNEVLPN from the coding sequence ATGCAATCTTTTAATCCTCCAGTGCGTACGTTAATGGGCCCAGGCCCTTCGGATATTCACCCAAGAGTCCTGTCAGCACTGGCTCGACCAACTATCGGTCATTTGGATCCTGAATTTATTCGCATGATGGATGAAACCAAAGAGTTGCTTAAGTATGCTTTTCAGACCACCAACGAGTTGACCATGCCGGTATCGGCACCGGGTTCGGCGGGCATGGAAACCTGTTTTGTTAACCTTGTTGAACCGGGCGACAAGGTGATTGTCTGCATTAACGGTGTTTTCGGTAACCGCATGAAAGAGAATATCGAACGTTTTGGTGGTGAGGCTATAGTAGTAGCCGATGATTGGGGCACTGCGGTCACACCAGAAAAGGTCGAAGCCGCTTGCCAAGCCAATCCTGATGCAAAGATTGTCGCCTTTGTTCACGCTGAAACCTCTACCGGTGCCTGTTCGGATGTAGCGGCTATTTGTCAGATTGCGCAAAAACATGATTGTTTGACCATTGTCGATGCGGTGACTTCTTTGGGTGGGATTGAGCTGAAAGTTGATGAATGGGGAGTTGATGCGATTTATTCCGGTACCCAGAAATGTCTGTCTTGTGTACCGGGGCTTTCGCCAATCAGCTTCAACGAAAAGGCTTTGGAAAAGGTCAAAAACCGTTCCAGTAAAGTGCCAAGTTGGTTTTTGGATTTGAATTTGGTGCTCGGTTACTGGGGGGGCGGTGCCAAGCGAGCCTATCATCACACTGCACCGGTCAATGCGCTTTATGGACTGCATGAATCTTTGCTAATGCTCAAAGAAGAAGGTATCGAAAACGCCTGGAAACGTCATGCTGATATGCATCAGCAGTTAAAAACCGGTCTTGAGAAAATGGGGATCAAGTTTGTCGTCGACGAGGCATCTCGATTGCCGCAACTTAACTCGGTATGGATTCCTCAAGGAGTCGATGATGCTAAGATTCGTAGTACGCTGCTCAACGAATATAATCTTGAAATCGGTGCCGGTCTGGGAGATTTTGCCGGTAAGGTTTGGCGTATCGGTTTAATGGGCGATACGGCGCGTAAAGAGAAGGTTTTGTTCTGTTTGGCCGCTTTAAACGAAGTTCTGCCCAACTAA
- the cmoB gene encoding tRNA 5-methoxyuridine(34)/uridine 5-oxyacetic acid(34) synthase CmoB produces the protein MQNPFKIHFENLWQALHDNEPLNSWSSLLQPALEAAVAAENNGNLVRWSHALEQIKAFPNNANFAIDQASVSASSASSLSEQEKLALTEALKGLHPWRKGPFDLHDIHIDTEWRSDWKWDRVYPHIASLENRTVLDIGCGSGYHLWRMLGSGAKLAVGVDPSLLSMMQFLSVEHFIKQQQPAYFLPLTLEQLPIDKRGGGFDSVFSMGVLYHRRSPIDHIYDLKSQLRGGGELILETLVIPEDYGQMLLPEDRYAQMRNVWFLPNVKELQHWLQRCGFINVRCVDLNPTSIDEQRTTEWMEWNSLESFLDPQDHSKTIEGYPAPLRAVMVCNKPQ, from the coding sequence ATGCAAAACCCTTTTAAAATTCATTTCGAAAACCTCTGGCAGGCTTTACATGACAATGAACCGCTAAATAGCTGGTCATCATTGTTACAACCGGCGTTGGAGGCAGCGGTTGCCGCCGAAAACAACGGCAACCTAGTTCGCTGGTCGCACGCCTTGGAGCAAATCAAGGCGTTTCCCAATAACGCCAATTTCGCTATCGACCAAGCCAGCGTCAGCGCCAGTAGCGCCAGCAGCTTATCAGAGCAGGAAAAACTTGCCCTCACCGAGGCATTGAAAGGCTTACACCCTTGGCGTAAAGGACCGTTCGATCTGCATGATATTCATATCGATACCGAATGGCGTTCGGATTGGAAATGGGATCGCGTCTATCCCCACATCGCCTCACTGGAAAACCGAACCGTATTGGATATTGGCTGCGGTAGCGGTTACCACCTGTGGCGTATGCTCGGCAGCGGCGCCAAACTGGCGGTTGGTGTCGATCCAAGCCTGCTTTCGATGATGCAGTTCCTTAGTGTCGAACATTTCATTAAACAGCAACAGCCGGCTTATTTTCTTCCTCTAACGCTGGAACAACTCCCGATCGATAAACGTGGTGGCGGATTTGATAGCGTATTCTCCATGGGCGTGCTCTACCATAGACGCTCGCCTATCGACCATATCTACGACCTCAAAAGCCAGCTACGTGGCGGTGGTGAATTGATTTTGGAAACGCTGGTCATTCCTGAAGACTATGGACAGATGCTATTGCCGGAAGACCGTTACGCGCAGATGAGAAATGTCTGGTTCTTACCGAATGTCAAAGAGCTGCAGCACTGGTTACAACGTTGCGGCTTTATCAATGTGCGCTGTGTTGATCTTAACCCGACCAGCATTGATGAACAGCGCACCACCGAATGGATGGAATGGAACTCTCTGGAAAGCTTTTTAGACCCGCAAGACCATAGTAAAACCATTGAAGGTTATCCGGCTCCTTTACGTGCCGTGATGGTCTGCAATAAACCTCAATAA
- a CDS encoding EAL domain-containing protein has protein sequence MATQFPSVEEVKIGCKKCESLLEFDFTFAFQPLVDVQRREIFGYEALVRGVNQEGAGHVLSKVDDHNRYAFDQSCRMKAIALAAKLGLDKVLSINFLPNAVYEPEHCIQSTLQTAKICNFPHEKIMFEITESEAVYDLDHLTKIFRYYQKQGFITALDDFGAGHAGLNTLSKFIPNIMKLDINLVRDIHKDSVKQSILKGMLSIAKDLHISLLAEGVETYEEAAYFKHHGVYLMQGFYFAKPGFQSLPRVDLSLDIFA, from the coding sequence ATGGCAACGCAATTTCCTTCTGTTGAAGAAGTCAAAATCGGCTGCAAAAAGTGTGAATCCTTATTGGAGTTTGATTTCACTTTCGCCTTCCAGCCTTTGGTTGATGTGCAGAGGCGTGAAATTTTCGGTTACGAAGCCTTGGTCAGAGGAGTCAACCAAGAGGGAGCCGGTCATGTGTTGTCAAAAGTCGATGACCATAACCGTTATGCTTTCGACCAGTCTTGTCGTATGAAGGCAATTGCTTTGGCCGCTAAACTGGGGCTTGATAAGGTCTTAAGCATCAACTTCTTGCCGAATGCGGTTTATGAACCGGAGCACTGTATTCAAAGTACTTTACAGACCGCCAAAATCTGCAATTTTCCCCATGAAAAAATCATGTTCGAAATCACCGAGTCCGAAGCGGTGTATGACTTGGATCATCTGACCAAGATTTTCCGGTATTATCAGAAACAGGGTTTTATCACCGCGTTAGATGATTTCGGTGCTGGTCATGCCGGTTTGAATACCTTATCGAAATTCATTCCCAATATTATGAAACTGGACATCAATCTGGTTCGTGATATCCATAAAGACAGTGTTAAACAGTCTATCCTCAAAGGCATGCTTTCCATTGCCAAGGATTTACACATTAGCCTGCTTGCCGAGGGGGTGGAAACCTATGAAGAAGCGGCTTATTTCAAACATCACGGTGTCTATCTGATGCAAGGGTTTTACTTTGCCAAGCCAGGTTTTCAAAGTCTGCCAAGAGTCGATTTATCCCTGGATATCTTCGCTTAG